The Acidobacteriota bacterium genome includes a region encoding these proteins:
- the trpC gene encoding indole-3-glycerol phosphate synthase TrpC, whose translation MFHFVHNSLHWGTKVKESQVLSTIISARRRRVEEMRASVPLDRLRQAAELRSDFRDFATALSGEALSVIAEIKKASPSRGLLRSDFRPREISESYQQAGASAISVLTEEDFFQGAIEDMKAVRGAVGLPVLRKDFILDEYQVYESVAAGADAFLLIVAALEDKDLKHFLRLSERLRVTALVEVHVVEELDRAIGAGAQIIGVNNRNLNNLEVSLDTSFRLREKIPSTCLAVSESGIKTGRDLDSLAKAGYNAVLIGEHLMLSDDPGEELSRLLKSAPTIKMAGA comes from the coding sequence ATTTTCCACTTCGTGCACAACAGCCTGCATTGGGGAACTAAGGTGAAGGAAAGCCAGGTGTTAAGTACCATTATCTCCGCCCGCCGCCGCCGCGTTGAAGAGATGCGCGCCAGCGTTCCCCTTGACAGATTGCGTCAGGCTGCAGAATTACGTTCTGACTTCCGGGATTTTGCAACGGCCCTTTCCGGCGAAGCTTTAAGCGTCATTGCGGAGATCAAGAAGGCGTCGCCATCAAGAGGGCTCCTGAGGTCCGACTTTCGGCCGCGAGAAATTTCGGAGTCATACCAGCAGGCAGGCGCCTCGGCGATTTCTGTCCTGACGGAAGAGGATTTTTTCCAGGGCGCGATCGAAGACATGAAGGCTGTGCGTGGAGCAGTCGGCCTGCCCGTCCTGCGAAAAGATTTTATCCTTGATGAGTACCAGGTTTACGAATCCGTGGCGGCGGGCGCTGATGCATTTCTTCTGATCGTTGCCGCTCTCGAGGACAAAGACCTGAAGCATTTTCTCAGGCTCTCGGAGCGCCTGCGGGTTACAGCGCTGGTGGAAGTCCACGTGGTGGAAGAGCTGGACCGGGCCATCGGTGCTGGCGCGCAAATAATCGGAGTCAACAATCGCAATCTGAACAACCTTGAGGTCAGTTTGGATACTTCATTCCGGCTTCGCGAGAAAATCCCTTCCACGTGCCTGGCCGTCAGCGAGAGTGGAATCAAGACCGGCAGGGACTTGGACAGTCTCGCAAAAGCGGGTTACAACGCGGTCCTGATCGGCGAGCACCTGATGCTTTCGGACGACCCGGGGGAAGAATTGTCGCGCCTTCTCAAAAGCGCGCCAACCATCAAAATGGCCGGGGCCTGA
- the eda gene encoding bifunctional 4-hydroxy-2-oxoglutarate aldolase/2-dehydro-3-deoxy-phosphogluconate aldolase — protein sequence MSWCREKVLSRLREVGVVPIVRVSNPDDAFKAVGAVVAGGVPVVEITMGVPNALRVMEQVVEQFGESVLLGAGTVLDPETCRAALLSGAEFIVTPSLDVKVIETSRRYSKACIPGALTPTEIVTAWQAGADMVKVFPCGPVGGPNYLRSLRGPLPQIDFVPTGGVDLGSTADYIRAGAAAVAVGGELVSRKALQEGKTEVITANARQFLEAVRSARAELKK from the coding sequence ATGTCCTGGTGCAGAGAAAAAGTTTTAAGCAGGCTTCGGGAAGTGGGAGTTGTTCCTATTGTCCGTGTGTCAAATCCGGACGATGCATTTAAGGCGGTCGGGGCGGTTGTCGCCGGAGGCGTCCCGGTTGTCGAGATCACGATGGGCGTGCCGAATGCCCTTCGCGTGATGGAGCAAGTGGTGGAGCAATTCGGCGAAAGTGTGCTGTTGGGAGCGGGCACGGTGCTGGATCCGGAAACCTGCCGCGCAGCTCTGCTGTCTGGCGCCGAGTTTATTGTGACGCCTTCTCTTGACGTCAAAGTTATCGAAACTTCACGTCGCTACAGCAAAGCCTGCATTCCCGGCGCCCTGACGCCGACGGAAATTGTGACGGCCTGGCAGGCGGGAGCGGATATGGTGAAAGTGTTCCCTTGCGGCCCGGTTGGCGGGCCGAATTACCTCAGGTCATTGCGGGGCCCGCTCCCTCAAATTGATTTTGTTCCAACCGGCGGCGTTGATCTGGGAAGCACGGCAGATTATATCCGGGCGGGGGCTGCGGCTGTGGCTGTCGGCGGGGAGCTGGTTTCCCGCAAGGCCCTCCAGGAAGGGAAGACCGAAGTCATCACCGCTAATGCTCGCCAATTCCTGGAAGCCGTTCGTTCCGCCAGGGCTGAGCTGAAGAAGTAA
- a CDS encoding sugar kinase: MADVVTFGEAMIRLAPPHFQRLEQTNSLDVQVGGGELNVAVGVSRLGLTSTWVSRLPRNPLARLLENRVRQAGVDTSEIVWVEGGRLGLYFVEFGAAPRPSSVLYDRSYSAIAAIQPGEVDWKKVFAGAKWFHTSGITPALSDSAAAATLEALEAARRAGITVSYDLNYRGKLWSPDKAQDVQEPLMQFVDVLITTEEDTGVVFKIKASGAAGDQGFKEISAGSYKEVAQRLQEKFKFKAVAITLRENPLVWRNTWSAIAYADGKFYEDVKYDLEIVDRVGGGDSFSAGFVYGYLARNSYEAAVRYGNAFSALKQTIPGDFNWATLDEVEKLLKGASLRVAR; this comes from the coding sequence ATGGCGGATGTTGTAACTTTCGGCGAGGCTATGATTCGGCTTGCGCCTCCACACTTCCAGCGGCTCGAGCAGACAAATTCCCTGGATGTCCAGGTCGGTGGCGGCGAACTGAATGTGGCCGTGGGCGTCAGCCGCCTGGGGCTTACGAGCACCTGGGTGTCGAGACTGCCCAGGAACCCCCTGGCGCGACTGCTCGAGAACCGCGTGCGGCAGGCCGGCGTAGACACTTCCGAAATCGTGTGGGTGGAAGGCGGGCGGCTCGGCCTCTACTTTGTGGAATTTGGCGCGGCCCCGAGGCCGAGTTCTGTTCTCTATGACCGCTCGTATTCAGCCATTGCCGCCATCCAACCCGGCGAGGTGGACTGGAAGAAAGTGTTTGCGGGAGCCAAATGGTTTCACACCAGCGGCATTACCCCGGCGCTGAGCGATTCTGCCGCGGCCGCCACGCTGGAAGCGTTGGAGGCTGCCAGGCGCGCCGGTATTACGGTCAGCTACGATCTGAACTATCGGGGAAAGCTGTGGTCGCCGGATAAAGCACAGGACGTGCAGGAACCTCTGATGCAATTTGTCGACGTCTTGATTACCACGGAAGAAGATACGGGAGTGGTTTTCAAGATCAAGGCGTCGGGAGCGGCGGGCGACCAGGGATTCAAAGAGATTTCCGCGGGAAGCTACAAGGAAGTGGCCCAGCGCCTTCAGGAGAAATTCAAGTTCAAAGCTGTGGCCATCACCCTGCGGGAAAACCCGCTGGTGTGGCGGAACACCTGGTCGGCCATAGCCTATGCCGATGGCAAGTTCTATGAGGACGTTAAGTATGACCTTGAGATTGTCGATCGCGTCGGTGGCGGCGATTCGTTCAGCGCGGGATTTGTCTATGGGTATCTTGCCAGGAACTCTTACGAAGCTGCTGTGCGTTATGGGAATGCCTTCAGTGCGCTTAAGCAGACCATTCCTGGCGACTTTAACTGGGCGACGCTGGACGAAGTTGAAAAACTGCTGAAGGGAGCGAGCCTGCGGGTGGCCCGTTAG